A genome region from Festucalex cinctus isolate MCC-2025b chromosome 17, RoL_Fcin_1.0, whole genome shotgun sequence includes the following:
- the rasd1 gene encoding dexamethasone-induced Ras-related protein 1 isoform X2, which produces MIKKMSPSESDFDIPAKNCYRMVILGSTKVGKTAIVSRFLNGRFDEQYTPTIEDFHRKLYSIKGDVYQLDILDTSGNHPFPAMRRLSILTDQIVPEKQNEREPRRAPRHMRQQGRPRVLPRGAARRDRATGGRRRQQVRLLRDLRQAQRERGPHVPDALHAGQAAPRDEPRPAQEGVGAILRHAAQKVPEEQEDEGRGVRHGHAVRAKTQRAQRPHVH; this is translated from the exons ATGATCAAGAAAATGTCCCCCTCGGAGAGCGACTTTGACATCCCGGCCAAGAACTGCTACAGGATGGTGATTCTGGGCTCCACCAAAGTCGGGAAAACCGCCATCGTGTCCCGCTTCCTCAACGGGAGGTTCGACGAGCAGTACACGCCGACGATAGAGGACTTTCACCGGAAACTGTACAGCATCAAGGGGGACGTTTACCAGCTTGACATCCTGGATACATCTGGCAACCATCCGTTCCCTGCCATGCGGAGGCTCTCCATCCTCACAG ACCAAATCGtgcctgaaaaacaaaatgaaagagAACCTCGACGTGCCCCTCGTCATATGCGGCAACAAGGGCGACCGCGAGTTCTACCGCGAGGTGCAGCGCGCCGAGATCGAGCAACTGGTGGACGGCGACGACAACAAGTGCGCCTACTTCGAGATCTCCGCCAAGCGCAACGAGAACGTGGACCGCATGTTCCAGACGCTCTTCACGCTGGCCAAGCTGCCCCACGAGATGAGCCCCGACCTGCACAGGAAGGTGTCGGTGCAATACTGCGACATGCTGCACAGAAAGTCCCTGAAGAACAAGAAGATGAAGGACGAGGCGTACGGCATGGTCACGCCGTACGCGCGAAGACCCAGCGTGCACAGCGACCTCATGTACATTAA
- the rasd1 gene encoding dexamethasone-induced Ras-related protein 1 isoform X1, translating into MIKKMSPSESDFDIPAKNCYRMVILGSTKVGKTAIVSRFLNGRFDEQYTPTIEDFHRKLYSIKGDVYQLDILDTSGNHPFPAMRRLSILTGDVFILVFSLDNRDSFHEVQRLKRQIYETKSCLKNKMKENLDVPLVICGNKGDREFYREVQRAEIEQLVDGDDNKCAYFEISAKRNENVDRMFQTLFTLAKLPHEMSPDLHRKVSVQYCDMLHRKSLKNKKMKDEAYGMVTPYARRPSVHSDLMYIKEKAVGGGRAKDKERCVIS; encoded by the exons ATGATCAAGAAAATGTCCCCCTCGGAGAGCGACTTTGACATCCCGGCCAAGAACTGCTACAGGATGGTGATTCTGGGCTCCACCAAAGTCGGGAAAACCGCCATCGTGTCCCGCTTCCTCAACGGGAGGTTCGACGAGCAGTACACGCCGACGATAGAGGACTTTCACCGGAAACTGTACAGCATCAAGGGGGACGTTTACCAGCTTGACATCCTGGATACATCTGGCAACCATCCGTTCCCTGCCATGCGGAGGCTCTCCATCCTCACAG GTGATGTATTCATCCTGGTCTTCAGCCTGGACAACAGAGACTCCTTCCACGAGGTGCAACGCCTCAAGCGTCAAATCTACGAGACCAAATCGtgcctgaaaaacaaaatgaaagagAACCTCGACGTGCCCCTCGTCATATGCGGCAACAAGGGCGACCGCGAGTTCTACCGCGAGGTGCAGCGCGCCGAGATCGAGCAACTGGTGGACGGCGACGACAACAAGTGCGCCTACTTCGAGATCTCCGCCAAGCGCAACGAGAACGTGGACCGCATGTTCCAGACGCTCTTCACGCTGGCCAAGCTGCCCCACGAGATGAGCCCCGACCTGCACAGGAAGGTGTCGGTGCAATACTGCGACATGCTGCACAGAAAGTCCCTGAAGAACAAGAAGATGAAGGACGAGGCGTACGGCATGGTCACGCCGTACGCGCGAAGACCCAGCGTGCACAGCGACCTCATGTACATTAAAGAGAAGGCGGTCGGCGGCGGACGGGCCAAAGATAAAGAAAGATGCGTTATCAGTTAA